A genomic stretch from Leptospira andrefontaineae includes:
- a CDS encoding SMP-30/gluconolactonase/LRE family protein, with protein MKLNHKIIIFIITISVGNCSPSGIKIGEPYKLGDIPSSIFEVQDKQDPFLNGLKVEMADLPGHDDLIFDRAKGFGYASGMDGWIWRLNFETGKAEQWVKPPVNPAGMQYSNKTKNKILVCASRLGGESYEEKNRVGLYELDIETKKIDPIILDLPKLEKEEFEKVYSFSKMPTLPIRDLNSSNSRPFSLCNDLAVSKDGNRIYITEPFERMDAAMGSGAVPEAIGLYPHGKLWMLDRNKNTISLAVNGFTFVDGILLEKGADGKEESVIFTETTKFRIIRAFLSGKDQGRSEVLFENLPGLADGLERDAYGRIWTGIIKKRSGLVNFVHKNPWLKKVILSLPQKILPISHNTGILVIDPSGKKPLYYSMHDGSKIKDISVSVPFEDRIYFPSFDKTSRGLYSLPVSSLKIKE; from the coding sequence ATGAAATTAAATCATAAAATTATAATATTTATCATTACCATCTCTGTAGGTAATTGCAGCCCATCCGGAATTAAAATAGGCGAACCCTATAAATTAGGAGATATCCCTTCTTCCATTTTTGAAGTCCAAGATAAACAAGATCCATTCTTAAACGGATTAAAAGTGGAAATGGCCGATCTACCTGGTCATGATGATCTAATTTTCGATAGAGCTAAGGGATTCGGATATGCCTCCGGGATGGATGGATGGATCTGGAGGTTGAATTTTGAAACAGGAAAGGCGGAACAATGGGTAAAACCGCCGGTCAATCCTGCCGGAATGCAATATTCGAATAAGACCAAGAATAAAATTTTAGTATGTGCTTCCAGGCTCGGAGGAGAAAGTTACGAAGAAAAAAATAGAGTCGGGCTTTACGAGTTAGATATTGAAACTAAAAAGATAGATCCAATCATTTTAGATCTTCCTAAATTAGAAAAAGAAGAATTCGAGAAAGTATATTCTTTTTCCAAAATGCCTACTTTGCCAATCCGGGATCTAAATTCTTCCAATTCAAGACCATTCTCTTTATGCAATGATCTTGCAGTGTCCAAAGATGGGAACCGTATCTATATCACTGAACCTTTTGAAAGAATGGATGCAGCTATGGGAAGTGGCGCAGTTCCGGAAGCAATCGGTCTTTATCCTCATGGAAAACTTTGGATGCTGGACCGAAATAAAAATACGATCTCACTTGCAGTAAACGGATTTACTTTTGTGGACGGAATACTTCTCGAGAAAGGTGCTGATGGAAAAGAAGAATCAGTAATATTTACTGAAACTACTAAGTTTAGGATTATCAGAGCTTTTTTATCCGGAAAGGATCAGGGACGTTCGGAAGTATTATTCGAAAATCTTCCTGGTCTTGCAGATGGATTGGAAAGAGATGCTTATGGGAGGATCTGGACTGGGATTATCAAAAAAAGATCAGGCCTTGTCAACTTTGTACATAAGAATCCTTGGCTTAAGAAAGTGATCCTATCATTGCCTCAAAAAATCTTGCCTATCTCTCATAATACCGGAATACTTGTGATTGATCCGAGTGGCAAAAAACCACTCTACTATTCTATGCATGACGGTTCTAAGATTAAGGATATCTCTGTTTCAGTTCCATTTGAGGACAGAATATATTTTCCTTCTTTCGATAAAACTTCGAGAGGGCTTTATTCTTTGCCTGTATCTTCTTTGAAAATTAAAGAATAA
- a CDS encoding M24 family metallopeptidase, which produces MPIERRRGLLSKISSKISRYTSKSIHTPTQEEKEGFLKAQRLAYQCVTETEKEMKEGWTELQAVKRMETFLKDHGVKVFLHRPFAWFGEHARFDGYKRFTQFHPSKRRLQANESFILDVSPVVNGYIGDIGYSSSLDKNPELDNGMRYLLKLREELPKLFSSSMSSSEIWHKIDQDSKQSGFDNVHSLYPFAVLGHRVYKVHLPNISFPILPVSFASWFSLQGSFEFLSHKVLPELLTPDHEGEKTGLWAIEPHLGRGKTGFKFEEILVVEKDKAYWLDEEVPHVKKYGKLLEEV; this is translated from the coding sequence ATGCCGATAGAAAGACGAAGAGGATTATTATCCAAGATCTCCTCCAAAATTTCCAGATACACTTCCAAATCCATACATACTCCTACCCAAGAAGAAAAAGAAGGATTTCTAAAAGCACAAAGATTGGCTTATCAATGTGTTACCGAGACGGAAAAGGAAATGAAAGAAGGTTGGACCGAGCTACAAGCAGTGAAACGAATGGAGACATTCTTAAAAGATCATGGAGTCAAAGTATTCCTTCATCGTCCTTTCGCTTGGTTTGGAGAACATGCAAGATTTGACGGTTACAAAAGATTCACTCAATTCCATCCGAGCAAAAGAAGATTACAAGCGAACGAATCTTTCATCTTAGATGTTTCCCCTGTCGTGAATGGATACATCGGTGATATCGGATATTCTTCTTCTTTGGACAAAAATCCTGAGTTGGATAATGGAATGAGATATCTATTAAAACTCAGGGAGGAACTTCCTAAATTATTTTCTTCTTCAATGAGTTCTTCAGAGATCTGGCATAAGATAGACCAAGATTCTAAACAAAGCGGATTCGATAATGTTCACTCTTTGTATCCATTTGCGGTTCTTGGTCATAGAGTTTATAAAGTTCATTTGCCTAATATTTCTTTTCCAATATTGCCTGTAAGTTTTGCAAGTTGGTTTAGTTTACAAGGATCTTTCGAGTTCCTAAGCCATAAGGTGCTTCCTGAACTTCTTACTCCGGATCATGAAGGGGAGAAGACGGGGCTCTGGGCAATAGAACCCCATTTAGGTAGAGGCAAAACAGGTTTTAAATTCGAAGAGATACTTGTGGTTGAAAAAGATAAAGCATATTGGTTGGATGAAGAAGTTCCGCATGTAAAAAAATATGGAAAATTATTGGAAGAAGTATGA
- a CDS encoding PP2C family protein-serine/threonine phosphatase codes for FLFLLLPGTILYVQSIFKEKFKKDKVFNIIFYLSLLLVFSAAFFPTKLYTMSFFINSLEIMMLGILTYLFFRLAFMSIKRIEGARICFFSLVVNLITVANDVLYLNKFIDSFYMVPYGVLALVLSQCVLLASRFSKGFVLAEDLGEELKKLNVNLEQIVVERTENLNESLKLLRGDLSLAKKLQQKTLPILNLNGKNVSIHPYYLPMSEIGGDYYDIFELEPGYFRLFLVDATGHGVQAALLTMTIKAEFESIKFVKEQPSRILELLNAACCQKYKSINIIFSAVLADIDLNNNVLYYSSAGHPPQVLKQKKEGADYLYSRGPIIGLKKEATYKNVTVPLLPGNRIFFFSDGIFEEFDQEKKEFGENRVLSILSRNTGIQEVAEDLISELQIFVGPRGFQDDVTLLAVEVH; via the coding sequence TATTTTTATTCCTACTTTTGCCGGGAACAATCCTATATGTCCAATCCATATTTAAGGAAAAATTCAAGAAGGACAAAGTATTTAATATTATATTTTACTTAAGTCTTCTTTTGGTTTTCTCCGCCGCATTCTTTCCCACAAAATTATACACTATGTCCTTCTTCATTAATTCTTTAGAAATAATGATGTTAGGGATTTTGACGTATTTATTTTTCAGATTGGCATTCATGTCCATAAAAAGGATAGAAGGAGCCAGAATTTGTTTTTTTAGCCTAGTCGTAAATTTAATCACTGTTGCAAATGATGTCCTGTATCTAAATAAGTTCATAGATTCTTTCTATATGGTACCATATGGAGTTTTAGCGTTGGTTCTTTCTCAATGCGTTTTACTTGCCTCCCGATTCTCAAAAGGATTCGTACTTGCAGAAGATTTGGGAGAAGAACTTAAAAAACTAAATGTAAATCTGGAGCAGATCGTAGTCGAGAGGACAGAAAATCTAAATGAGTCATTAAAACTTTTAAGAGGAGACCTTTCTCTCGCTAAAAAGTTACAACAAAAGACATTACCGATCCTCAACTTAAACGGCAAGAATGTCTCCATTCATCCTTACTATCTTCCTATGTCCGAGATAGGAGGAGATTACTACGATATTTTCGAATTGGAACCCGGTTATTTCCGCTTATTCTTAGTAGATGCCACAGGGCATGGAGTGCAGGCTGCACTTCTTACGATGACTATCAAAGCGGAATTTGAAAGTATTAAGTTCGTCAAAGAACAACCTTCTCGTATATTAGAATTATTAAATGCAGCTTGTTGTCAGAAATACAAAAGTATCAATATCATATTCTCAGCCGTTTTAGCCGATATAGATTTGAATAATAATGTTCTGTATTATTCTTCCGCAGGGCACCCTCCTCAAGTTTTAAAACAAAAGAAAGAAGGTGCGGACTATCTGTATTCAAGAGGACCAATCATTGGCCTTAAAAAAGAAGCCACTTATAAAAATGTAACCGTACCTCTTCTTCCTGGAAATAGGATCTTTTTCTTTTCGGACGGTATATTCGAAGAATTCGACCAGGAGAAGAAGGAATTCGGAGAGAACCGAGTCTTGTCTATTTTGAGCAGAAATACAGGCATCCAGGAAGTAGCGGAAGATCTGATCTCGGAACTACAAATTTTTGTAGGTCCGAGAGGTTTTCAAGATGATGTCACTCTACTCGCAGTAGAAGTTCATTGA